The Arvicola amphibius chromosome 4, mArvAmp1.2, whole genome shotgun sequence genome includes the window CCAGATCCACATTGTCCTTATAGCTGAATTTCCTACTTGCAAAGGTAGAGCCTATTAAACAACAAACACCTTCTGGGGTCtgcaaacaacaaaatgaagTGTGTACAAATACAGATGTTGATGACGTCTGGAGGTAGGTATTTACATGTTCAAAGTCCTCAATAGTACGTGGTTCCAGAGTGAAAGAGTAGACTTTCCGATGTTTGCTCTTCTCAAGGAGGTCAGAGTTAACAAATTCTTGGTTTGCGACACACTGCTCTCTTCTGATTTGGTCCATGTACCAGGTTCCATTCTCTTCTGTCAAACGAAAGATGGCAGGCACCTGAGGCTGATCCTTCCCTGATGCTAATTCCAGAGGCTCCCACATCTGGCAGGAGCCTCCAAAGGCCGCATCAACAATGTAGTTCCTGTCACTGATGGTCACCTGGACTAGGAGGTGAATCATTTCTCTGCTGTATTTATTGACTGGAACTATGTAAACGTAGCCTCCCAACATTGTAGTTTCAAAGCCCATTTCAGTCAGAGCCCAGTACAGGAGATGATTAACCTGGAGACACCACCCGCCCCGCTTCTTCCTCACTATGTGGTCAAATGTGGTCTCTAGGTccaaattcatggcttctccaCAATGCATGTTAAGATTCTCAAAAGGAACTGTTCGCATCTGGTGCTGAAGAACTTCAGTTAGAGTGTCCAAGTCCAGTTTAGTAGCTGAGTTCTTATAACCAATCCTTTCAAAATATGCTGCGATGTCCATGGTCCCCTAGGGCAAACAAcatgaaaccaaacaaacattACAACAGTTCCGGGAGATCCTGGAGTCAGCTAACCGGAGCTAGAATGTACTCTTAATATGCATGTATGAACAATGCCGGTACATGTCTCTTCAATGATCATATTGTTTCTACTGGGGCTGGCTTTTATCTGCAGGTCATTAAATAGTCCCAGTGACCCTTGAAGGAGAGCTTTGCTATTTATTGTGTTTTCAAGATTTTGAAGTTAGAAAGTCAGATTAAATGAGCAGTCAAAAGACTAACAGCTTAGATGTGGTCTCCTTGGTGGTATGGTAGACATTGCCACTGGCACCCTGTAAAATAAACTTCTAAACAGTTattcactgtggtggtttgaaagaaaattacccGCACATGGAGTGGCAATATCAAGAAGTGTGGCCTTGTCGGTGGAAGTACGTCAcggtgggggcaggctttgagatctatTTCCCTAGCTTCCTTCTGTGTAacagtcagttgacttcttgCCGCCTTCtgggtcaagatgtagccagcaccacatctgcctgcatgctgccatgctccctatcatgatgacaatggactgaacctctggaagTGTAAGATACCATCTCAATGAAacgttttctttgtaagagttgctatggtcatggtgtctcttcatagcaataaaaagccTGACTAGGACATTCATGAAAATGGAGAATTGTGCAGCAGAGAACAAACACAGTGGCCATGCAGAGTGATCCACTCCACCACTCCATTTAACAGAATGTTATGCATAAAGCTACCTACTCAAAGATTTGCACTGATGGACCGACTTACTCCTTCATTCAACAAATGATTTACTGAATACTCCCTTGAGCTGCCCACTATTGACCTACTGTTTCCTTGCCCTCTAAAACTTTGCATTTTAGTGggtattaaaataatatacataaaatgaactgagtaattttttttgttttggtttttttttttttttgagacagggtttctctgtagttttcaagcctgtcctggaactagctcttgtagaccaggctggcctcgaactcacagagttccgcctgcctctgcatcctgagtgctgggattaaaggagtgcaccaccaccaccaggctgagtaaatttacttttataaaacaatGTGGTAACTGTCCACAGAATAACTAAAATAAGAAAGTGGTACAGGGAAAGCTTTGCTCTGAAATAATGTGGACAAAGCAAGCCTCACTCACACGTGAAGGGTGCTACGCAAAAAgactgtgcatatgtgtgcagaggGTGGTTCCTAGCAGAAGGAATAGAGAGTCTTCGGTGAATGTTCTAGAAAGCCAGGTTGACTGTGGCAGATGCGTGAGAAGAGTGTACCGAGATGAGCTCTTGCTCTTATCAATGACTTTATGGCTAGTGGGGACCCGGTGAGCTCTGTTGAAAATGAGATGAGAGAGTATGAGTGACAGAAGTCTTAGAGGAGTGTTACACCGTGACAATACTGGATGCGCTCAAAATCAGTTTTCTGAACCAAAATTAGCAGTCGGTAGTGCTAATTCAAAACAATAACACTCAAGTACCAGTGTCTGACTCACGACATGCGCATCAAATGCATCAGTGAGATGTTAGTGAGAGACTTATGTTCTGTAGCAGGGCAAAATCTACTGAAATGATGGGGGaaagcaacagcaacagagaCCGTGGAAGGGAAATGAAGAAGTAAGTGATAATGCTATCAGCTGTCAGGTGACGCGGACTCCTCACTCACCCACTTCCATCAGTCTGTACAGAAAGGGTTGGGAACCTGCTACCCAAGCTCCTCACTCACCCACTTCCATCAGTCTGTACAGAAAGGGTTGGGAACCTGCTACCCAAGCTCCTCACTCACCCACTTCCATCAGTCTGTACAGAAAGGGTTGGGAACCTGCTACCCAAGCTCCTCACTCACCCACTTCCATCAGTCTGTACAGAAAGGGTTGGGAACCTGCTACCCAAGAGCCTTACTTTGATGAGACTCTGAATAGCAGCGAACAACACAGGTCCTGAGTGAAACGCTTTGCAGAGTAGTGCCCTCGGGAAGGACACGGTACACAGGGCCTGTCCCTGGGTCAGTGGTGCTCACCGAAGCCTTTATCTG containing:
- the LOC119812563 gene encoding arylamine N-acetyltransferase 1; translation: MDIAAYFERIGYKNSATKLDLDTLTEVLQHQMRTVPFENLNMHCGEAMNLDLETTFDHIVRKKRGGWCLQVNHLLYWALTEMGFETTMLGGYVYIVPVNKYSREMIHLLVQVTISDRNYIVDAAFGGSCQMWEPLELASGKDQPQVPAIFRLTEENGTWYMDQIRREQCVANQEFVNSDLLEKSKHRKVYSFTLEPRTIEDFEHVNTYLQTSSTSVFVHTSFCCLQTPEGVCCLIGSTFASRKFSYKDNVDLVEFKNVNEEEIEGVLKAAFGVSLERKLVPKNGDLSFTI